A window of the Dehalococcoidia bacterium genome harbors these coding sequences:
- a CDS encoding MaoC family dehydratase N-terminal domain-containing protein yields the protein MAEELESKITDEHRAFIGRKSDPVSFTVREGDANRLIGLLDDHDPRWAAGSGTAPPYVLGLMQTARRGAMPSVLPGGIMTQQEWRFTRPFKIGEELKAITQVIDIRDRLGGRYGYSVLVTSATDFFDTNDEHVAAILITVTQFDPKAARGSE from the coding sequence ATGGCCGAAGAGCTGGAGAGCAAGATCACCGACGAGCACCGCGCCTTCATCGGGCGCAAGTCCGATCCCGTCTCCTTTACCGTGCGCGAAGGGGACGCAAACCGCCTGATCGGCCTGCTCGACGATCACGATCCGCGCTGGGCCGCGGGCAGCGGCACGGCGCCGCCCTACGTGCTCGGCCTGATGCAGACGGCGCGGCGGGGCGCCATGCCCTCGGTGCTGCCCGGCGGCATCATGACTCAGCAGGAGTGGCGCTTCACGCGGCCCTTCAAGATCGGCGAGGAGCTGAAGGCGATCACGCAGGTGATCGACATCCGCGACCGGTTGGGCGGGCGCTACGGCTACAGCGTGCTCGTCACCAGCGCCACCGATTTCTTCGACACCAATGACGAGCACGTCGCCGCGATCCTGATCACCGTGACGCAGTTCGACCCGAAGGCGGCGAGGGGGAGCGAGTGA
- the purE gene encoding 5-(carboxyamino)imidazole ribonucleotide mutase has product MNAAPAAPRVGIVMGSDSDLPVMQAAAEALAEFGVPCEVRVVSAHRTPRAMLEYAEAAATRGLQVIIAGAGGAAHLPGMIAAATPLPVIGVPVPLKYLDGMDSLLSIVQMPAGVPVATVAIGNARNAGLLAVRILAAADPALREAMLRYQQGLQALVAEKDAAVQARAAGIARGEAAPSS; this is encoded by the coding sequence GTGAACGCCGCGCCGGCCGCCCCGCGCGTGGGCATCGTCATGGGCAGCGACTCGGACCTGCCGGTGATGCAGGCCGCGGCCGAGGCGCTGGCCGAATTCGGCGTGCCTTGCGAGGTGCGCGTCGTCTCTGCGCACCGTACGCCGCGGGCGATGCTGGAGTACGCGGAGGCGGCAGCCACACGCGGCTTGCAGGTGATCATCGCCGGCGCCGGCGGCGCAGCGCACCTGCCCGGCATGATCGCCGCCGCCACGCCCCTGCCCGTGATCGGCGTGCCGGTGCCGCTGAAATACCTCGACGGCATGGATTCGCTGCTCTCGATCGTGCAGATGCCGGCCGGCGTGCCGGTCGCCACGGTGGCGATCGGCAACGCCCGCAACGCCGGCCTGCTGGCGGTGCGCATCCTCGCCGCCGCCGATCCAGCCCTGCGCGAGGCGATGCTCCGCTATCAGCAAGGTCTGCAGGCGCTCGTCGCGGAGAAGGACGCGGCCGTGCAGGCGCGGGCCGCGGGCATCGCCCGGGGCGAGGCGGCGCCGAGTAGCTGA
- a CDS encoding 5-(carboxyamino)imidazole ribonucleotide synthase translates to MREANEGADGAAPRVGMVGAGQLARMTQQAAISLGIELHVLAGAPDDSAARVTPHVSIGRPDSLDDLLAFAACCDAVTFDHELVDVAALRALAAAGHTVYPSADTVEVAQDKGRQRELFARLGLPVPPFVRVHAIDEVRAFGAAHGWPVVLKAERGGYDGRGVWLAQDAAGAGEVVDQAVRRGLSLLAEQFVPITRELAQLVARRPGGESVAYPLVETVQREGICHEVLAPAAIALERAEEARRLALAIAEAIDLVGIMAVELFETRDGVLINEIACRPHNSGHFSIEACATSQFENHLRAVLDWPLGSIALVAPAAAMVNLIGVPGMPRNPVANLPAALAVEGVRIHVYGKESRPGRKVGHVTALGERTADARDRAARAVALLEGSG, encoded by the coding sequence GTGAGGGAAGCGAACGAGGGCGCGGACGGTGCGGCGCCGCGGGTGGGCATGGTCGGCGCGGGGCAGCTGGCGCGGATGACGCAGCAGGCGGCGATCTCGCTCGGCATCGAGCTGCACGTGCTCGCCGGCGCACCAGACGACTCCGCCGCGCGCGTCACGCCGCACGTCAGCATCGGCCGGCCCGATTCGCTCGACGATTTGCTCGCCTTCGCCGCCTGCTGCGATGCCGTCACCTTCGACCACGAGCTGGTGGACGTCGCGGCGCTGCGGGCGCTCGCCGCCGCGGGCCACACCGTGTATCCCTCGGCAGACACGGTCGAGGTCGCGCAGGACAAGGGCCGGCAGCGCGAGCTGTTCGCCCGCCTTGGCCTGCCCGTGCCGCCGTTTGTGCGCGTACACGCAATCGACGAGGTCCGCGCTTTTGGGGCGGCGCACGGCTGGCCGGTGGTGCTCAAGGCCGAGCGCGGCGGTTATGACGGCCGCGGCGTCTGGCTGGCGCAGGATGCGGCGGGGGCCGGGGAGGTCGTTGACCAGGCGGTGCGGCGCGGCTTGTCGCTGCTCGCCGAGCAGTTCGTGCCGATCACGCGTGAGCTGGCGCAACTGGTGGCGCGGCGGCCGGGCGGCGAGAGCGTCGCCTACCCGCTGGTGGAGACGGTGCAGCGCGAGGGCATCTGCCACGAGGTGCTGGCGCCGGCGGCGATAGCGCTGGAGCGCGCCGAGGAGGCGCGGCGCCTCGCCCTCGCCATCGCCGAGGCGATCGACCTGGTCGGCATCATGGCCGTCGAGCTGTTCGAGACACGCGACGGTGTGCTGATCAACGAGATCGCCTGCCGCCCGCACAACTCCGGCCACTTCTCGATCGAGGCCTGTGCCACCTCGCAGTTCGAAAACCATCTGCGCGCCGTGCTGGACTGGCCGCTGGGCAGCATCGCACTCGTCGCGCCCGCCGCGGCGATGGTGAACCTGATCGGCGTGCCCGGCATGCCGCGCAATCCGGTGGCCAACCTGCCCGCGGCGCTGGCCGTCGAGGGCGTACGCATTCATGTCTACGGCAAGGAGTCGCGCCCCGGCCGCAAGGTCGGCCACGTCACCGCGCTGGGCGAGAGGACTGCTGACGCGCGCGATCGGGCGGCGCGGGCCGTGGCGCTGTTGGAGGGTTCGGGGTGA